In Brassica napus cultivar Da-Ae chromosome A3, Da-Ae, whole genome shotgun sequence, the sequence AGGCCTTCCAAGCCCTGAACTGCTCTGATTCTTGCTTAATTTTTTGCTGCAATTGCACCTGAAAATTTCAACCGAAGCAGAAAAGTACAGTTAAGAGATACAGCATGAGCATATATGTTACAATGTATAAAAATGGAGATCACAGGACAAAAAGAAAACCTTCTGGGACTTAATTCTGTGTATTTCATCTTGCAATTTTCTTGCTGCGTCGTCACTTTTCTGCTTTTGCCTTAAGAGTTGAGCTTGTGCatcttgtttcttctttaacTCAGAAACCTGAAGGAACGATGTATCATGAAAAACCATACTGTATGTAGATGACTGAGTATAGCTGATAAACCAAAAGAGGCGGTACCTGGGTTTCAAGCGTGTTCAGTTTCTGAAGATACGATTCCTTTAGTTTTTGGGCACCATCGCCTGGGGCAGATGGTATGCTAGCAAGGTTCTGTCTCAACCCTTCAATTTCTCTCTGCCAATCCATATATTATTTAATCAAAATCCGAGTTcataaatttcatcaaaatacaATATAGACCACATAACACTGACCTGCAATGCCCTTTTTTCTTGTTCTAGTTCATGAACCTTTTTCTCATAATGTTGTTTGAGAACAGATGTACCACCGCTTGAATAACGCTTCATTTCAGCCTTCATGAATGAATTGAAACGTTATTGCAGATGAAATACTAAGGGAGAAGTTGATATGAAAATAGTACCTCTTTTTCTTCAAGTCTCTTATCCAATTCCTTTAGCTCCATATCTAACTTTTCTTGAAGTGAGCAATGTTCAAGCTCCTTTTCTTGAAATTCAACCTCATCTGCACACACTGCAAATCATGTCATCTATGTAAACAAATGAACACAGCTTAGCATAGCATCcgtcattaaaaaaaaagaatgtgttTATCAATTTAAGAATTAGGCAAGCAAAAATGGTACAACATTAGTAAAAGTTCCAACCTGCGACATCAATCACTTTGTCTTCACAATCTGACGACTCGTTGGATGAGGGGAACAAGACATTACTCGAACGGGGCCCATCATCATGGGAATCAATAGACTCAGAATATTTGTAGTTACTGACTTTCTTTAAGCTTCTGACATGCAACAGCTCTCCTTCTAGCTCTTGAATTTTTGAAACGTACTTGTTGATCAAACCAACATCCTGGAAGAATAAACACTTTAGCCAAAAAGTATCACTTGGTCATAGAGGTCACTAAGGAATCATAAAGGACATCTCACCTCATCTTGGCAGGTTTCAATCTCATCTAAGGATTTACCATTGCGAACAGATTCAATTTTCATTATAAGTTTGTCCTTCTCAACCTAAATGGACGAAAACGAAGTATTAAATGCTAGATCTCATATAAGCTGATCCATCAAAAAATAACGAGAATAGAAGAGAAACCTGAGCGTCATAAGCACGTTTTGAGAAATGCTCACAGGCTACTCTCCGTTCCTGAAGTTCATTTTGTAGCTCCCGATTGCTTGTCTCGAGCAGTGCTACTTTATGCTTGAGGATCTACCAAAGGTTATATAAgttaaaatattgaaatcaTGTGATTAGCATCAACTGTAAATGTCTTTCTAAGTTCAGATTGAATACCTGGAGCTCATCAAAGGCCCCACTGTCACCCCTATAGAACAAGAGTTCTGTCTGCAGTTGCTCAATTTGGCTCCTCATTCTTTGCATTTGTGCGGCTGCTGGGTCTCGATTAATCTAATCATTTCAAAAAATGGCAAAACGGTAAGGTTATaaagtgaaaataaaaacatagaaatatCTAGTAAGAAGTAAATGTCTGGATATACGTACCACGGCTTTATTCTGAATATTGCGTGCACGATTAGCATATTTTAGTGTGTTTAGTGTCTCCTCAGCATTTGTATCAGCGGGACTTACACAAGCTGCGTCATTACTTGCGTGATTAAATTAATGTGTATGAATAAAACTGATTGATCAAAAGCTAATAGAAGTGAAAATCATACCAATCATCAAAGTTTTACTATTGCCACCAAGAGAATCCTACGTTACAAGATAGTACGGTTAATATTCTCGTGACATATAGTTTGATTGACAAGGTGTTGTAAAAAAAGGATACAAAAAGCCTTAGTACCTGAAGCAAACGAGTGAGCTTGCTGTCACGATAAGGAACATGACCTCcttcctttctctttctctcatcCCCTAATGCACTGATTACATTTCCTAGCGCAAGTAGACCTTTGTTGATGTGGATTCCtgtgaaaatatataacaaacaaATCTCCCAGCTTAGTAATTTGTCTctctttgaaaaataaataaagtgtaAGCATAGAACAGAAATAAAGGTGGGAGATAACCTTCTTTCAAGCGCATCCCATCGGCTCCGGTTCGTTTTGCACGTTCTGAACCAGCAAGATCGACCAAATGAAGCTTTGCACATAGTATATCTTCACCGGCATCTTCAGTCATTGTGGAAGAACAACtagaaattttcttttgttccaGCGTAATTGTGAAGATTGCATGAGACCGActataagaaaaaacaaaaacttgcaTTAGCAAATTTAAGGAAAACGGAAAGGAATATCTAGTGAAACCATGTAAAGTTACTAGATTTCACCTTGACTGGCTATTCATGTTTGTGCTGCCAGTAGCACGAGCCAAAGATCCTCGAGCTAGAAAGGAGCCCATCTCCTCTTTCGTCTTCACTTCTGCCTCAGTAACACCAGCCAAAGTAATGCCTCCACCAGCAGTTTCCCTGATCTGAATTGGAGCTCTCGAGAGGGCAACATGCTTCGCCTGAACCGCCCCATCATTCTTTAAAAGAGCCGGGGAATTCGAGTCAAGCAAATCGAAAACTTCTTCCTTAAATATCTGCAATTTGAAAGGTAAgcattaaaaatcaaatgtaaacatacaaatcagatctcaaaagaaaaaaaaaaacaagcttgATAGATACTCTCACCTCAATAAAAGACACCCTTATCAACAGTTCGGTCGAATCTTTAGTTGTCCCCACTCTTTTAAATATATCTTCCATCACCTTTGGTATAATACCACAATTTGCTCCGTCTCCACTATAGTTAGTCCCCATGGTGTAAGTTTTACCTGAACCAGTCTACAATAAACAACAAACAATGAATTCAATCATGTAGTAGCTCTAAAGAAAACATCATCATCAAcgagaatctcaaatcaaacctGGCCATAGGCAAGAACTGTAGCGTTATATCCTTTAAACAGTGCGTCCACAAGAGGAGAACAACAATGATCGTAGATCTCCAAACACGGTAATCCCGCATTCCCAAATACGAAGTCGTATGTGAAGGTGTGTGAACCTATGTGAACCTGttcaattcaaaacaaaaaaaatgagttATTGAGCATACAATTATCAATAACTAAGATGATCCGTGAAGAACGAAATTAGATTCGAAAAAAAAGAGGGGGAAACGCCTTACCTGAGGCTCCTTGGGCACAACGGTGATGCAATCGGTGCATCCATTGAGAAGCTCGGGGGTAATCAACGGACGAATGTTGACGGCGACCTTGACGCACTCTGCGGCCTCCATTTTCTCAGCTCACAACGCAGAAACCCTCCGTTACGGATCCAGCAGAGCCACAGCGCAAAACCCAATCGGCACCACCGAGGAAGCAGATCGAATCCGGGAACCGAGAGCTGGGAGATTTTTAAGCTCAAAATGTTCGCGATGTGCGGAACCTGTGGAGGAGAGGATTCAAATTTTGAAGGAGAGacagagaggagagagaagctTATACGAgaaagaaataatagaaaaaaaggtaaaatttaaaaattaaaaattaaaaaaatatatttctgtttCGGGTGGAATACCGCGCCTCAAGTCCAAATTCAAAAACTCTTTGCGACCGTTACGCACGTGAGCATAGCACGTGGCCGCTAGAAATTAAAAGGCCCATTAGTTTGTTATTCGTTTAATTTAAGCCCATTTGGCCCATAGTTTAGGCCTTTTGTCTGAAGACGGAAGGTTTAAGCTCAGACATAGCTACTCTGGTTTCGAGCTTGAGAAAGAGTTTAGAGGGTTCAAAGATGGAGAATAGTGGCAGTTTAGAGCAAGCTCTGCAAGAGGGAAACATCTTGAGACAGCTCAATGCCCTCATCGTGGCTCATCTCCGTCACCACAATCTCTCACAGGCATGTCTCGTCTACTAACTAAATACAGCTTCTCAATTTGGGTTCTTTTTAGTGTTAAAGGGTTAAACTTTGAAATTCATTTGTATACATAGTTCGTTTGGATTTGAAATCTAGCTGAAGATGAATCATGTGATAGGTAATACTTAGAGGATGATGTCTTAGAAGAGTAGTTAAATCAAGTTTGGGTATTTAATTACTGTGAAATGGttaaagttttgaaatttttaaggTTGCAAGTGATGTTGCTTCAGCTACCATGACACCATTGAATGTTGAGGCTTCTCCAACCCGTCTTCTCGAGCTTGTTGCAAAGGttattccttcttcttttttcgtCTCTCTTCCACATATGTATGTTGTTTATGACCATGAGAACAGGGTCTTGCAGCGGAGAACAACGGGTCACTGAGAGGTGTTTCTTCATCAGTCTTGTTACCCACTTCTTATGGATCAGTTACTAATCCTCGCACAGCTTCTATTGACTTCAGGTCTTGTCCTTTTTTTTCCAACGAGTAACACATTTCTATCTTACCTCAGAGATGAAATAACAACATTTTGTCATCTAATCGAATGTTTGGACTTTTCCTAACTAGTGCTACTCATGTAAAGGGCTCATCAAAGACTCTCCCAAAGCATGAATCAAAGCAGCTATCAGAGCACAAGGTATGTAACTTTATGACACAGCTTGGTCTAGCCTTAGTAATATTCTTCCCTGTGTAGTTTGATAATAGGCTGATGATAAGCTTATGCATTTATATAGAGCGTCGTTAGGTGTGCAAGATTTAGTTCTGATGGAATGTTTTTCGCAACCGGCGGTGCAGACACATCTATTAAGCTCTTTGAGGTACTAAAACTACCTGGAAACTTTTTATCCCTTAAAGCATCATCAAGAATTTGATAGTTCTTTGGATATTCCCTGTTGTGTTGTGTTTTTGAGGTGCCAAAAGTAAAGCAGATGCTTTCAGGAGATACTCAAGCTCGACCATTAATACGTAGTTTTTATGATCATGCTGAAGTAAGCCTTCCTGTTatcgttattttttttttttgcaacaaacATCTTGATTTGTTTGTGTCTCATACTCTTATGAAAATCATTTACAGCCAATAAACGATCTTGATTTCCACCCTCGGAGCACAATCCTAGTATCCAGTGCTAAAGACAACTGTATAAAGTATCTAACTGATCATTTATGTTCCCTACTTGAATGAGTTCTCACAGTGATTACTAGAAAATTGCGTGTTTAACCTCTTTATTTGTCTCTGGCAGGTTCTTCGACTTCTCCAAAACGACAGCTAAACGAGCATTTAAAGTTTTTCAGGTAGACCTCATGGTTGTTATCAGTTTCTGCTTAGCTACCATACATGCCAGTGAATTGATAACTCTAAATTCTGTAGGATACACATAACGTGCGCTCTGTATCTTTCCATCCTTCTGGAGAGTTTCTGCTTGCAGGTGAAATCTCTCAGAAGATTCTCTTATCTTTTCTCTTTGAACTCAAAACAATGTTTTGAAATTGAAACCTTTGCTTTTGGCAGGAACTGATCATGCGGTTCCACATCTGTACGATGTAAACACTTATCAATGCTTCCTTCCTTCAAGTTTCCCAGACAATGGAGTAAATGGAGGGATTAATCAGGTACTTAACATGTTCTCAAGTAAGGCTCTATATGTCCTTATCTCTCTTGTTGATGATCATGGATTCATGGCTGTGAGATTCTTGGTTTCCTCAGGTGCGGTATTCTTCAACTGGATCCGTCTACGTTACAGCCTCAAAGGATGGAGCTATACGACTCTTTGATGGGGTAAGCGCAAAGTGTGTGCGCTCCATTAGCAGTGCACATGGAAAAGCAGAGGTCACTAGCGCTGTGTTCACCAGAGATCAAAGGTAGAAAGAATGTTCAATCTATTCTTCTCAGATGTTGACAGAACAATTGATTGATCCTATACCTTTTTGTTAGGTTTGTTCTGTCTTCTGGTAAGGATTCTACGGTTAAGGTATGGGAAATAGCTTCTGGTCGAATGGTTAAGGAATACATCGGAGCAAAGAGGTTAAAACTACGGTCTCAGGTGATGATTCTCTCTCAAACCTCTCAGAACAACATGGTCCGGCTTATTCTGAACGGTCCTCGTTGTTGTTGTGGTTAACACAGGCAATCTTTAATGACACGGAAGAGTTTGTAATCTCAATAGATGAAGGAAACAATGAGGTCGTTACGTGGGATGCGAGAACAGCAGAGAAAGTGGCAAAGTGGCCTTCAAACCATAACGGTGTACCACGGTGGATCGAGCACTCACCGGTTGAACCAGTCTTTGTTACTTGTGGAACAACAGATAGATCAGTTCGGTTCTGGAAGGAATCCGTGTAGAAGATACTTATAATCAACCAAACAAATGTTTTCATATCTTTAAAACATAAATGTTACGTGAAAATACAAAACAACATAATTTTATGGAGATATATGTGTCCTTATGAGGATATTGTTTTAGAGACTTGTGGTGTTCATGTTGCCTTGTGGAAGACGCAAGTAATGTTCCATGTCACTGCATAAGTATAGAAACAAAGGAAGTGAGCTCAACAATTAGAACCATATATTTGTATCTTGTGGGAATAAGCTTACTCAGTGCTCTAGTCATTCTCCTTTTGTCAGCGGTTATAAAAGTCGTGGGTCTAACGTTCTTAGTCGGTCCACAAATATACTGTTGTTTAGGTGCTGTGAACATGAAGTTTACCGGCATCCTAACAGTCTTCACCGTTGTACCAGCTTGACCTACGGATATTTGAAATGCACTTTCTAAACCGGGTTTCAAGACACCGCCTTTGCAGCAGTTAGCAATCTGCTGATTGTAAGGAGTTTTAGGAGGCAAGTCTATGACTGTTGGTTTATTAATGCAGGAATGAGGGATGTTTCCTTTGAACATGGAGCAATCTCCTTGCTTTGTGGTTCGTGCACCAACCATGCTCCAGATCACCTCTTTTCTAGTCCATCTCCAGCTCATTTTCCATCCCGGTGATGGAATTGAGCGTTGTTTCTGGTAATTGTAGGCTGAAACTACAGCCTGAGTAAAACAAAGGTTCGTTTATTCTCTGAGTTTTTGGTTAGACAAGAAGTAGTTATGATGGTTGAACTTACAACGTAGCCATCAGGTGTCCAGGTCATGAGATCCCATTTGATTGTGATGTTTCCCTTGTTGCTTGTGAGAGCTTCTGCAGATTAGATAACACAAAGACTTCATAAGTTTTTCAGaagagaaaaacagagaaatgaAGGTGAATGTGTAGGAGTAGAGAGATCCTCTTCTTCTTAAGATTGAGAGATTTACCTGAAGAAGTGAAACATGAAGAGGAAACGAGGAGCAGAACGATCATGGCAGAGAAGAGAGACTCCATTTCAATTTCTTGTGGTTTCAATGGGAGAAAGAGATCAAGTTATGTAAGAAGAAAGATCAAGCCGCAGACTTTGACTTCATACCCATTTGACTTCATACCCACGTGATGAACAGCTGTGTAGTGATATCCGGGATCcttgttttaattattatcaaacaCGATTAACGAAGATTACTTTGCCCGTCGAAAAAACTACAAGTGAAACCTAACTTGGATGCAACAAGAGAGCATTTTCAGACAAGTGAATAACCAAGCAAAAAGCAAAGAACTTTCTTTTATCTCCGATTCTTGAGCCAACCCATAACAAGTGTCTAAAACGTTACACTAAGCTGAAAGATTGTTCGGCAACTGATCAAAAGATCACAAGTACCTTCTCATCAAAACAATAACAAGGAAAGAACAAAGACTGTTTTGAACCATAAAACATTAAAGAGAATGCTGTTGTCGATCACATTCTCCTCCTCATCTTATTATGCGGTTTCTTAACAAAACTCATGTTGATCTGCTTGAGCCTTCTCCTCTTCCTCGCGGTCTTCTCAGGCAAAGTCTCCCTCTTCTTCACATTGCTATCAACCTccttactcttcttcttcaaaaacCTCGGATCAACTCTGTACTCCTTAGGACTAACAGCAACACCTCTCCTCGCAGCTTCTTTGTACAAACCATTAGCTCTAGTCAGCTGGTTATTCGCACACATCTTCCCCATCAACAAATCATAAGTCTTGATCCCAGGCTTACACCCATCAGCCTTCATGTTCTTGAACACAATCATCGCATGCTCAAGCCTCTCAATCCCACACAGTATCTTCAAAAACCCGTAATACTCTTTCTTATCCAAAGCCTTACCGTACCCCGCCGACTTCATCTTATCAATCATTTCATCTCCTTCTCCGATCCTAGCCGCCTGATACAAACTCCTTATCAAAACAAGATAAGTCTCAGCGTCCGGTTGACAACCCCATTCACTCATCCTACCAAACAACTCCATGGCCTCTTCGGTTCTCCTGATCTTACAAAGATTGTTAATCAACACATTAAAAGTCTCCGTATTTCTCGGCACGCCACGTGTCTCCATCTCGAGCAAGACCTTCTCGACTTCGGCCTGGAGCCTAAACGGATCTTTCTTCCTACAAAGCTTACACACACAATCAAGAATCACGTTGTAAGCCAATGTACCTATCTCGAACCCTCCTCTCGCCATCTCGCCGGCGAATCTCGTCGCCTCATCGAGCTTCTCGGCGGCGCACCAGCCGCTGATCAACAGGTCGCAGATCTTTTCGTCGGGGAAGATCTCGTTAGCCGTGCTCTTCACCATCTTCTCGGCGAAACTCGCGTGTCCTTTCTCGCAGAGCTTCTTCACCACCAAGGTGAGCGACTCTCTGTCTCGTTTCAACCCGTAGTCACTCTCCATCCTCTCGAAGAACTCGACGGCCTGCTTGGCTCGGCCCGCGCGGACGAGCCTGTCGACGGCGGAGTCTAAAGTTTTAGCTCCGGCGACGCCTTTGTACTTGGCGATGATCTCTTGCATCCCTTTGAAATCCTTCCGGCGGCCGAAGTAATCGACGAACAAGGAGACGGTTTCGTCGTCGTGGGAGAAGGCGGCGTTGGAGTCGAGCCAGTCGTTGAACCCTAGAGCGGCGCGGCCGGCTTCAGGGGAGAGGTTGAGCGTGTGGAGGATCAGATCGCGAGTTGGAGCGATGTGGGAGAAGCTGAGGTGGAACCTCTGGGAGATGGAGTGGGGATCGGCTTCGGGGGTTCCGGTGAGCTCCTTGGAGAAGGAGAGAGCGATCTGAGTCGGGTCTGGAGTTGGTGGATCCGCCGCATTGGTTTCGGATGAGAAGAGTCTTGAAGGGAATAGAGAGAACCTGGGAGGTGGAGGGTGGGGAAATGACGTGGTGGGGGAAATGATGCGGAGAGGAGGGGCGGAGGAGGATGAGGTGAAGGTGCGGAGGAGGAGTCGCCGGAGTTGCAGAGACGGTAACGGCGGCGGCATTTTCGAATTAGGGTGAGGAAATGAGAACTCGGGGGAGAGGAGAAGCAAGGCAAGTAATATCCAAAACCCTACTTCATGAATAGAATTGGGCTTCACTTTTGGGCTTTTGAATTGATTCAGCCTCTTCTGAATTAATACTTTAAAAAGTAAATGTATTAAGAATCGTTCGGGGATGTAGCTCATATGGTAGAGCGCTCGCTTCGCATGCGAGAGGCACGGGGTTCGATTCCCCGCATCTCCAATTTTCTTTTAGACACACGTTGTGTAAATCTAAAGCTTGAATCTTCCTCACCAGTTAAACACACTGCAATAAAATCTCCGGAAACTTTCACAGATTTAGGGTTCTTCTTGTCCCTTTCCAAGTCAAattcgtagtttttttttttttttaatttgttcgCCTATCCAGTCTTCATCTCGCCGgggagtaaaaaaaaaacaagtcttttgaattttgtaatcaGGTGAGTATCTCTCTGTCTTCAATGAAACCTCAATTTTTCGCGATAGCAAATCCTCGTTTTACCGTTTTGAGTTTCTGAGAATAGTTTGGGGTTTAATAAGAAAGTAGCGATGTTGGCAATTGAGATTTAGGTTGGAGATAAGTTTAGTGTTTTAAGGCGACGATGAAATCATTCATTGTCTGATGAACTCTATGTTCTTTTTGACAGTGACGTTTAGCCTGAGAGAGCACAAAAGGATGCATCTTCCCATGTACACTAGTGGAACCTCTAATCCTTCACCAGGAAATGCCCTTCCTAATCAGATGCATTTGCAACAGAATCATGCGCCTCCCCACCACGCCCCTCCTCCACCTCCTGCTTCCTCACAGCAGTTTCATTCTCATCTTCCACCTGTTTCAATGTTGCCTCCCCCGCCACCTTTACCTCCTGGTGCCACGCCACTCTCACAAGCATTCCCTAATCCGTTTCATCCTCCACCAAGCTTCCCACTTTCTTTTCCTCTGAAGAGCTTGGAACCTCCTGGGATGCCTcttcctccacctcctccttcatcttcatCCCCACTCTTTGCAGACACCGTTTGTGCTAACCCTGAAGCTACAAACCAGGTTGGTGAAACGGTGCCTCTTTCCCTGGAAGGAGCTGTTGTTGAAGACGCTGGATCTTCTTCACCACATGAGAAGAAGGCAGAGCATGGCTCTCCTTTGTATGATGATCCTGACATTGAGATGGAAGGTTCGTGTTGAGACAGTTTTGTGATCTTTTAACACCAAAGTTTGGTTCTTTCTTGTTtatccatttcttatatttgtcTTTCAGATGATATCACACTGCCTGAGAGTAACTACCCAAGCCAACCTCTCAACTACGGTTCTGAAGCCAATTCGGTCACAGGCACAACGCTTCCTGTTTCAAAGTCAGATACTCATATACACCAAGATGTAGATGATGGTTCTAGACAAGCTTCTTCCTCGCCTTACTCCGGAAGAGCCAAGGTTGTTCCCGAATGTGGTCTCGGTGACATGTATGATCCCTTCGTAGACAGCTTTGAACCAGCATCTTTGAAACTAGATTGCCTTCAGGAGCATGAACCAGTCAGCGACTCTTACACTGTACCCAAGGCGAGCATTTCCTCAAACACCCCACTCAATGTGGAAGAAAACAATCAAGATGTTGTTGATAAACAAGCTCTAAGTGAGTCAGACACGACAGCTCGTGTCAGTGTTTCCTCAAACAAACCACCAGACGTGGAAGATTTCACCAACGGAAACGATGTAGGAGCAGTGGTTTATGAAGATAACGATGAGCTTGGTGAGAATGCAGGAGAAGGTAACAGCCATGAGACCTTGACTCCAAACTCCAACAACGAGATTCCAAAGGCGAATAACAGTGCACGCGAAGGTGATATCACGAGGAAAAAGTCTAGAGGGGATGCAAAGGAGAAAGACTCATCGAGGTCCATGAAGCTTTTCCAGGTGGCGCTAACGAAGTTCGTGAAGGATCTTCTGAAACCTTCGTGGAGGCAAGGGAATATGAGCAAAGAGGCGTTCAAGACTATTGTGAAGAGAGCCGTGGATAAAGTCTCGAACTCAATGGAAGGTCGTCGTGTGCCCAAGTCAAAAGCTAAGATCGATAAGTACATTGACAGTTCACGGGACAAGCTGACCAAACTCGTCATGGTAAGAAAACATCTAAACTATGATACAGTCTCTTCATTGTTCATCAAATATCGAACCAGAGTCATCGCGGTTCTTCATTCTTTTTGTTGGCAGGGGTATGTAGATAAGTATGTGAAAGCGTAGAGAACCACGTGACACGGTGTTGCTGCTGCTTGGAGAAGAACTAAATGTTGTTCTACAGTTTTGTCTCGTCTGAAAACAATGGATGTTTATACAGAAAAGTTCTTCGGTTGTGATTTTTACGATGATGAAGTCATTTTTTGATTATTCTCGTAGTCTCTTTCTAACTTGATAGCGTTTTCGTAAGTGAAGAATCCATTTGATAAAGCTTTGAAGTTACTGCAATCTTATTCATGCTTGATAAAGTCGAGAACGAATGATTAGTTGTAGAAACTATTTTAGTAGTTGCTAACGCTAGCCGTGATGCCTCCGTAGCATAGTGGTATTGCGTTCGCTTCGTAAGCGAAAGGCCGCGAGTTCGATTCTCGCCGGGGGCTTGTAGAATCCCtaagtttttttgttattttttcttaagGCCCAATGATGTTATGTGACTCATGTCATCTTTGCGTAGGTAGAAAAACGGCCCagatcaatactattaaattaggaacatgACCAGTTGATACATGTTGTGTCCAACTTAAAATATAACtgtatctaaaatataactgcataaagtaaattataattgcatttaaaatataactgcTCCACATTCAATAACCACTAAAAGTCCTATTTTAAAGGGATACGAATATGTCAAAATATAGATTAATATATTACGTCCAATGAACTAAAGTGAACTAAAATGTATTAATATACGTATgttgacaaaacaaaacacatatgTATACGTATATACATAACATTGGTGTATTTGATTTagctaaattattaattaataccTTGATTCAAGTCTAAGTAAATATGTTCTTTATTTAATAGATGTTCgtttcaattaaaatataaaataatagtttagatatgtatatattttatgtttaaaaaatatttagaaaatatttaactgtagtttctatatttttatttccatttgaggtacaaaatatcaaaaatcgtttaaattatttaaatatttttgtaacaagTTAAGATTGATAACATCTAACAAAAAACACCaagacttaaaaattaattaatatttatttgtgtaatgtgaataataaaattaaacttaaaatccaaagcaaaccaaaagtaaaccattattaataaactttcgataacaaaactgaaaaacctgacttctttatcaaaaattatacaaaacagatttttaaaacataaccaaaaactaaaaaagttaaaatttatttgttggtTCAACCAGTGGTTTAACCGGATTCCgggttttagtgatttttttgcCAGTTTATTGGGTTTTTAAATATcaagattttaaaattcataaatatttatatgtgtaatgtgaatcataaaattaaacttcaaatccaattaaaccaaaattaaaacactgttaataaatttttgattacaaaactgaaaaacctAACTTCTTcattaaaaattatacaaatcagatttaaaaaacataattaaaaactaaaaagaagaagtaaacGTTATCTATTGATTCAACCAGTGATTCAACTTAACCGAGTTCcgggttttagtgtttttttgcCAATTTTATTGGATTTTTAGATATTGTTTTTTCCACAAAACTCAAACCAGATTTATCTTGGGTCACAaggtttaccggttcaaccgcggaTTCGGGTCAAATTTCAAAACATTGAGTAT encodes:
- the LOC106439962 gene encoding kinesin-like protein KIN-4C isoform X2, yielding MEAAECVKVAVNIRPLITPELLNGCTDCITVVPKEPQVHIGSHTFTYDFVFGNAGLPCLEIYDHCCSPLVDALFKGYNATVLAYGQTGSGKTYTMGTNYSGDGANCGIIPKVMEDIFKRVGTTKDSTELLIRVSFIEIFKEEVFDLLDSNSPALLKNDGAVQAKHVALSRAPIQIRETAGGGITLAGVTEAEVKTKEEMGSFLARGSLARATGSTNMNSQSSRSHAIFTITLEQKKISSCSSTMTEDAGEDILCAKLHLVDLAGSERAKRTGADGMRLKEGIHINKGLLALGNVISALGDERKRKEGGHVPYRDSKLTRLLQDSLGGNSKTLMIACVSPADTNAEETLNTLKYANRARNIQNKAVINRDPAAAQMQRMRSQIEQLQTELLFYRGDSGAFDELQILKHKVALLETSNRELQNELQERRVACEHFSKRAYDAQVEKDKLIMKIESVRNGKSLDEIETCQDEDVGLINKYVSKIQELEGELLHVRSLKKVSNYKYSESIDSHDDGPRSSNVLFPSSNESSDCEDKVIDVAVCADEVEFQEKELEHCSLQEKLDMELKELDKRLEEKEAEMKRYSSGGTSVLKQHYEKKVHELEQEKRALQREIEGLRQNLASIPSAPGDGAQKLKESYLQKLNTLETQVSELKKKQDAQAQLLRQKQKSDDAARKLQDEIHRIKSQKVQLQQKIKQESEQFRAWKASREKEVMQLKKEGRRNEYEMHKLMALNQKQKLVLQRKTEEASQATKRLKELLENRKASSRETLSGASANGPGTQALMQAIEHEIEVTVRVHEVRSEYERQMEERARMAKEVARLREENELLKNAKISVDDDTMSPGARNSRIFALENMLATSSNTLVSMASQLSEAEERERVFGGRGRWNQVRTLGDAKSIMNYLFNLASTARCLARDREADCREKDVLIRDLKEKIVKFSSFVRYLEIQKADLAHQVKAQASELIKRSAEENLNNEHSLKKQEARNSVIVHEDMDTSDSDDSDHEREDPDLDDEWKPEQESERESEQESVIKLNRKRNFKVGKRRSSVVPRRSYEENLDSPSDEAVKPTSTSDVCCTCSKSSSCKTMKCQCRATKGSCGPSCGCSSVKCSNRNADGKQNNSTSILEHSESSQEEQQQVLASRGALLLQNALADKPVEETNDGEGTRTRRKPLSDIGNTTGKTNVPKPMKRRKWRKPLLQLVVDPPPATTTPTSSQEPSDSGEANNTKLKLPRSMTSKGSNMLRERNADQGGGESVGNGGFVQSSSGGASGSTTSDEKENHTRRI